In the genome of Cyclopterus lumpus isolate fCycLum1 chromosome 19, fCycLum1.pri, whole genome shotgun sequence, the window ATGACAGTAGAattgcagagaaaaaaaaaagatcctaaTGTTTGTCTCGGTTCAGCGTGtgacacacaggaagcagaagaGTCCTGGGCTGATGACGGGTCACCCGGAGCAGTACAGTGGAAGGTCAAATGTGAGGAAAAAAGTAAGAAGCTGGGCTCTCCAGTAACAAACACcatgtcatctttttatttgaagTTAGCCCAATTCGAGAttaccctgatgacatcattggGGTCTTTTTCTCAGAGCCACAGATGGCATGATACGGCGCAGCGCCCCGTTAATTTGTCAGGAATTACTTAAGCCGTTATTTATTACTCAAACTGCGATTGGAAACTGCCATACAGTAACATTTCAAATACTTGAACGTGagcagagacacatacatacagtatgattTGGAATACAATGACTGCGACCGTGACAGCCTCAGTCAGACAAACCACAGTTAAAAGGGAGCAAAGCAATTATCACACACTCATTGTTAAAAAATGTTCTCCTAACAGCCTCTGAATCTTGCTGCCACCAGCAAAACCACATGTTTTCTCAGGCAACAGATCACAGAGGCCTGCGACAGCATAAAAGAAGGAGCAAACTATTACCAAAATAACTGAGAATTCaatgagagaaggaaaaagaaggCTGATTTCAGCAAAAAGAGAAATctatatgaaataaaagaagaggTGGCGGAAGGGAAAACGTCCATTCAGAGGGTTAGTCTTTGACAAGAGTCAGTTACATAAAGGATCGGGGGGAAGAGAGGGCCGGCGGTGACGGGCACCTCAGGAGGTGATTGCTACCATCTGTGGGGGAGAGTCGATGGGGGCCTGTAGGGAGAGCAGGGTGGGCACGCAGCAGCTCCACCAGTTTGCTTTGGCACAGGGATGAAACACCACATCACACTTCTAGGTTACATGCGCCTCTCGCTAATGCACAAATGCAAGGAGAtgcgcggacacacacacacacacacacacatacagcctCAAGGCAGCCGCGGAGCATTTCTGAGCGATCCAGCGCTTTAACCCGGCTGACATTGTTATTTGACACTGTGCTGTCCTTAACATTTGTTTCACCGTGTTCCCTGCTTGCCAGAGAGCCTTTACGGGTGGCTTCATGGAACCAGAATCCCTTGTGGATTGGCCAAGGACCAAAGTTGCAATACTGACAGAGGGAATAAAAGCAAAGAGCAAAGCTACAGTACAAACCAATCAACTGGACAAAACCCTGTTGGCTAAGCCAGATAAAGGAGGTTACTCTTGCTTCaaacgcaccacacacacacgcacacacacacacacacacacacacacacacacacacacacacacacacacacacacacacaccaacacacctcaTGTTTGTTGGCCTCGCTATTCCAGCAGCCCCTGCGTCTCACGCTAACCACCCCAGAGGCATCATTTCATAGGGCTGTTGATTTTAGAACAACATTCCTCTGCTGTGTAATTATTTAAAAGCACAGGaggtttctttttaaaaatcactttCTTTCgctcacccccccacccccccttcaacacacacaaaccttgCCTGCTCATTTGTGTGTCCCGCTGTAGGTAATTGAAGTGTCGGTTCCTTGTTAGCCTCCAGCGACAGGCGGCGGAGGTGGGAGGGTCTTTAGGTCAATTAGCGAAATTAGGAACAAGGCACATACATGTAATATCGAGGCAGCTCTGGCTTTTTTCATCCTTACCCGTCTATATTGGGCCTTTCACTGAGCTCCATATCATGTTGCCCTCTACATTTCAGCTAGCTGCTGTGTGCCCGATTCTCAGGGTTCAATTTGGAAATTCAAAGCAATCCAGTGAAGTTACCATTGTTCTAGCCAAGGCACAACAACACTGTGTTGGAAGAACACAGATCCTGCTCCTCTTCATGCCACGATTGAGAACCTACAATGTGTGGGGTTGTTCATGTTATCCAACGCATGCAGACTCACAAACTGTGCCATGGTTTCACGCGTGGACTGAGGTCATTTCTCGATCACTGGGATGAAGAAGTGTCTTGACAAATCAGTTGTACGACTGGAACACGGGCCTGACCTCTGCTTGTCCATGTAGGAGATGTGGAGGGGGGGAAATGGTGTGAAAGGGTGGAGGCCTTTTTTGAAATTCTAATTGGTATCAACAAACCATCTGCCCCTCATTGGTAAGGTGAAATAACGAGAGAGAAATTTTTGTTTGTGCTTCTGTGGTCTTCAGAGTTTCCACAGCTCCGTACAGATCTGAGGGCTTATTAAGTCCTGTTCCTGAGCATAtgttggccacacacacacatacacctacacacacctacacgcacacacacacacgcctatgTTGGATCCGAACTGCGTTCCCTAAGAAACCCATCTGTCAAATTCCCCTTAATTCCAGCTTTAGTAGTATAATAGTTTCCAAAAAACCAAGGCTGAGCCCACCAAAAACCACAAGCCCCCACAAAAGGTCTGAGAGGGTCCTGACGAGACTTCAACATATTACTGTTCTGCTTCCAGTTCATTAGTTTGGGAGACTATGCTctaataacatatattatgtaaCGAGCAATAACTTTTTTAGACGTGAAACCTAAATAGTGAGAATTTCCTTCAGGTGATGACATGGACTGGTGTAAAATGAGGGTCTACAGTGAATACTTATTTGGTTGATTGAATTCATTTGAAAGGAAACTCTTCGTGTGCAAAAACAGAATATCATATCACTCATTCCCCATTGGACTCAATATGTCAAAACCTACtattaaaaacattcaacacGCCCAGACATTGCAGCAGAGCAGGAACACCCAGCTCTGCAACTAACCGCTCACCTGCATTTCTGTCAAATTAGCCCAAATGGCTATTCAAACAGCCTTCATATGACCTCTGTGTTTAATGCTATGAATGCATACCAGTGGGcctggagcaacactgggagCAGACCAGGCCTGACTGGTCCATTAGGGATGGATGGTGTCTGGCCCTGAGCTCGTAGCGTCCCACAGCAGTACTCTAGACTTTCTGCAGGCTGAGTACCAACGAGGCCAAGGGAGGGATGAAGAATAGAACAGCTTGGTGCCGCAGCCAAACAGGGCCGAGAGCAGAGAGCTCCTACACCGCCATAAAGCATCATCTACTCAGGATGTCACATTGTCGTTGACTCCACAAGAGGCCACTTCATCTTATGCAGTGACTTTGGCTGACTCTATTATGGCATGACACACTGTCTCGCATTTTTAAGTCAACAAAGTATTTACATTTCGGCATCGACCAAGCCAGCAGAAAAGCCAATACTCCATCACAACAAGTAACCAAATAGCTCTCATCCAtctgtttcctcattctgtcCTGTGGCTCAAACTCCGGGCAGATAAATCACAGCTTTTTCCGTCATGTCTCCCTCAATACAAACAGACACGCTCCTTTACGAGGCTGCCCTCTCTGACTACTAGAGCAGGGATTTGTAAACCGATGTCTCGAGGCAGAATTCATAGCGAGGGAGGCGGCAGATGGGGCGTGTGCGTGCATGGCTTGTGTCTGGAGACAATACACAAGCTTGCCAAGAGCGCATACAGTAATCTTGGCACGGCGCATGGCAAACATTTAGTAAGACCAGCAAACAATCAAACCAGCCTGTTAGAATCAATGTTCTTGTAGTGCAGGGTAAAGATTAAAGTCAAGACTGCTCGGAGTGGGAGCACAACTTAAAGGCATCTTAACAATAATGTGTGAATAAGTGGTGAAATTGGCTACCAGGCACATGCTTTCTCAAGGATTGACAGACTCTGAGCCAGGCCGTGAAACAGCTATTGATTTGGCTCTACATCTGCCGACTCTGAATCCCTCATTACCTACAAGCCATCTCCCCGTCAGCTTAACCCCGTCACCACCACACAAAGGATCATGATCTCAGCCCAGCCCCTTCAGACCCTACCTCTAACCCGAACACCCACAGGGCCTCACGAAAGCTCATGTGACACCTAAGGGACTGCTTGAATCTCTAACTTGCCCCTCTTACACACTTGCCAAGGCTAAATACTTATAACTCGCTGCCACAGTGGCTCCCACGGCAGCCCGCTTTCTTTTGTGCACCGcatcagaaagaaaagaaagcggAGGAATCAACAAGGGATGCATTTTAAGAACGGGTTTTAATATACACTAGGGagactttttttaaaggccGTCCTGCTACTTTGAGGATATGTTGGAACCAGTTCTACCGGAATAAGCTGTAAAGAGGTCTTTGGAACATAAAATTGGGGACATCTGGGACAGACTTTTTGGCTTGTCCGGATGTGTGATCAGGTATAGCGTGCAACTTGCAAAAGGCTTTCACTGCGCCGTATCAACACTGGGATTAGGTCATCAGAGTTGGCCAGTGCAGCCAGACTGTTTAGTCCAGGAATTGTGGATGGAAGTGACATATTAATCCTGCCGAGAAGAGCTCCACGGGAAACGGGTGTAACATTTCGGAAACAGCTACGGGACATTTGAAAGAGGGCGTGTGCAAACGTATGAGCAAGAAAACACTGAGGGATTCACAGGATATTGTTGTGGAAGGAGCTTGGTgcgtagtgtgtgtgagtgtgtgctcgTCTCCGAGAGCAGAGTAAGTGAGGGTGTCAAGGATAGAGGAGTAGCCAAAGTAAGGTAGTGTTGGCCCGAGAGGTTTCAGAcgacagagagagggaatgtTGGCTTCATCGGCTGGTCCGAGGCTAAACTGGCTTTGCTCTTCTGGCTCTGTCACTCTCTGTCGCTTTTAAACAAATCTGTCACTGTTCAATGCTAAATATGATCTAATGCCAGCTCAGAGGGCAATtataacatgttaaaaaaatatacaccGTTTTCCAATGTTctgctcctgtttttttttctctcctgttgtaattttatttaattacgGGGAAAGGTTAAAATAGGGACAGTGGTTTCTAAAATGGTTTAATTTTCCCTACACTAACACATTTTTCTGACAAGCAAAATTGACCTGAATTAAGTTCCACCTATGTCTATTTAACACATAAATGCTGTTAAAATGACCACCAAAGAAACATCCACATATTAGAGAACATATTCCTGCTGAAAACATGGCTAACATGGCATATGTCTAAAACCTTTGTGTATCCATTAAATTAATATACACACCAAATCTCACATTAAAGCCTAATGCAGTACAAATGTAatcaatttacattttaaaaaaattgcCAGAGAAATTGCTCTAATTTGACGTGGCAAGCTTTCAGAGTACGTCTGGATGACTTTTACAGAGCATGTCTTGCGGTAAAGCCAAATAACACTGCCAAAAAACATTCTTGGATGACTTAGCTGTAGCGCTGTGCCAATGACTCGCGCTGTTGTCACCCGCTGTTTAGACTTGCTCGTGAAAAATCATCATGATTTTGTTAAGAATTGGGCTGTTTCTCAAGTGAGCGAGGGTAAATAGAAGGGGCTGATGGGAAACGCAAGGAAAGGGATGGGCTTCTTGTTTTGAGAGACGTTGCCAAAGTTGCAAGTTCGACCACGGTGTGTTACCAGAACTCCTCACCGGTACGAACACAAACCTATCCGGTTTGTTCTGGCAAGACTCCGAATTACCCCTCTGACCAGTCAAACACAGGTCAGGATGTTACGTTGATGTCCTCATATTGAGAGCGGACGGTGAAGAGGTCATGACTTTAAccaacaaagaaataaacaacGTGTATTTTCAAATCATTTCTTAATTTCCACTCACTCATTGAGCTAAGAATTGTGCGGCTGAGGAAGGCGCGGGTTTCAACAGATTACATTTGCAGGCTGCGTTTATAGTGGCCAATGAACTGTTATAAAAACAGCTAAAGGATATTTCGCTAACGACTGGGTTATTCATCCTCTCACTCATAGAGCCATCGTGTGTCCTTTCAGAAGATCTGTTGTGCTATATGTAAACTCTTAGAAATTGTCTGTATTGTTTGCAGGTAAAAGAGAAATCTACAGTATGTTCCACATCACATCAACTGAAACATGTTAAAAGCACATGAAGAACGACCGATAGAGGGAAAGACTTACGCAGACACTCATTGGCCTCGCGGGCATTGGCCCTCTGCCACGGTCGGTCGTAGTGAAAGGGCTTGCAGCGGTCACATTCAGGTCCCTCTGTGCTGTGCTTGCAGTCACACACCAGTTTGCCTTCCTTGTCTTTCAGACAGCGCGAGCCGTGTCCGTTGCATTTGCACCTCCCACCCACCTGGAAGTCTCCCACTGCATAGAAATAAGTAGGCAGCGTTGTTGTCACCGCCATGGGGTCATCGTCCCTCCCTCCGCTGTTGCTTCCGGCACCCAGTCCCAGCTCCCGGGGCAGCTGGGGCCGGCTGAAGACTACGCGGATGTCAGTGACAGTCACCCAGTCCTGAAGGACGGGGCTATTGTCAAAGTCTTTTCCGGAGGGCCGTCCATCCAGAGTGCTGAAAGCAATGAGTCCTCCAGACAGCGGGTAGAGGTCAGTGTGGCCATCTGTGCAGAGAGCCTCCTGTTCGTTCTGCTTGGTAATGGATGCTTTGTTGGGCCGATTGTACATGCGCCGGCACTGTGAGGAGTAGAACTGGTAGGGCACCCAGGTCTTGCCGTAGTCCATGCTCTTGTGTATGGCCAGGGACTCGGGTCGTGGGGAACAGAACTGCAGGCTGACGTAAGTGATCTCAAACTTTTTGCCGAGTGAAAGGGTGAGGGTCACGTTGTGCGGCGAGGTGTTCAGATTCTCCGACTGCCAGCAGGTGAGATTGTGCGCTGAGTTTAGGTCAGTGAGGTAGGAAGCAGGGTGGGCACGGCGAGGGTCAGCTGCGTCACAGATTTGGCACGTGCGCACAGAGGGCCGATCGTCGCCCCGCTCCACCACGCTGCAGGAGCGGGACAGAGGCCGGCCACAGACGCTGGACACCGTCACCTCCTTGCCGAAGGCAGCGTTAATAAACTCGGGGATACAACGACGGGCTGCGCCGGTGTCATCGTAGCAAGGGTCTGGCGGGGTCTGCTGCCCTGCGAAGGGATTGGCGACACTGTGGGTGGAAGCCGAGCATGCCAGGAGGCACAGGGCCAGCAGGCACCTCCAGGGTTGCCTCATCCTGCTCAGAGGTCctgcgtgcgagtgtgtgtgcctgcgtttCTGCACGGATGAGTCTTGGTGTGTGTAACCAAGAGTCCGTGTGTGTAAACGTGAAGTTGTACGCGTGTGTATAATTGTGAGTCAGTGGAAGCAGAGTGTCTGAGCTCAGTGACCCTTCACTGCAAGCCGACCAGAGTCCTTCCtgtaagagagagaaacaaaaggtCAACGTCATAGAAGATACTTTTACCATAATAGGGTATGAAATAGAAAGTGACGCTGATCTAATTCTACTGCATAACAAGTGTGCATCTTCGAAATCAAATTATATTTGCACTGAGAAAGGAAATGTAATGGTACTTTTTGTACTGTACAAGTGAATGTTTTCATTGACTAAAAGCCTGCCAAAGGATAAGACAGTTAGACAGGGGCCCCGAGAGAAAGGATGTGACCATTTAAAGAGAGACATTAGTGGCTGCAAGTGACTGCATCCTGAATTTTAATGCCGGCCTCTCATTCAGTACTTCCATTCAGGTCAAAACTGGCCAAGCCTTCTGGTCATGCTTGAGCAGCATGACAGAAGTCACCCTATAATCCCTGGTCATGCTGCAAAGCAGTGGACCGTGTGTGACCCCAGTCAAACCTCTGCTTTGAGAGAGTGtccagagagaaaaagggaactATTTCTTTATACGAAGACATGGCTCTACTTTCAAGCTCTTACTGATTTTTGCAGGGAATTTGACAGGAAATGAACCGTAGCAACACCATTGTTCCACAGGGCCGACCTTGGAGGAGACAGCATTATGTTCATTCACTGAACCAGAAAATTCACCAAAAGTGAGGATTATTCTCCGCATTAGAAAAACTGAGGCTATGAGACTCCATTCAAGCCTTTCTAAATCTCTGGGTCAAGATATGGTACCTGGATGACATCATTCATATGCTCACAGCTAGACGAGGGGCCTCTCGGCCCCAAAGAGAGAGGATTGAGGTgggaggtgggtgggtgggggcggacggggggtggggggggaataagacagagaaagagatgttTATAGCCTGAGGCTTTTCCTTCCCTAATCCCCTTTTTACTTCCCTGGGTGTCAAATCCAGAAGAGCCCCATTTGAAAATAGACAGCTGAAGGGTTGAGAAGGCACCCCAACCCTCTTTGCAAggtatttattaaattacaatGAATCCCACCCAcctcctctcactctcaccctccCTCGTATGCTACAGCATCCCTCTTCATCTTGGTAGAACAAAAGGCCACCTCTGTACCCACTTCAGTCAAGCGGGGAAGGCAGACAGACGGATTTAAGAGGAGTCGGGAAAAACAAAAGTTTCGTTCTTTTCTTATGTGAGGGGTCCTGAGCTAGCAATCCTCAAAAAGGGCCCAGTGGCCTGGTAAATAGGACCACTCTTCTGTGCTCAAGTGCTTAAACCCAGCCATGTGGCCTCTTCTCAAGCACAGATTGGGTGTTAAAGGAAAATAGTGTGAGGGAATTATACAGAGCAcaaaagacagtgaggaagaaagaaagtagAAGTACAACTGCTTCTTATGTCAATCCTAGAAAACGGAAGACAGCTCCACACAATTTAAGAAGTCTTTTCAAACTTTCCTGCTTCGTAACTATACGTGGGATAAAGACACAAGTGTATATTTTCCCGACAAGTTTCGAAGTAGCCACTTCGGGGAAGATTTGAAGACctgaacattaaaacattattgaAAAAACGTATTGCCATTACAATATTTAACATGTGAAAAATAGATTGCAGGGAATGAGCCAGCTCATAAATGATTGGAGGAAGAGTTGGCCTTGCCAGGACGGATAAGGACATTGATCAATGACATGTGTGTGAGGACGAGGAGGTTAAAGTGGGCACGCAGGAGGGAGTTCATCAGCCCAGGCACTCCATCAAAAGGCTGGCCTTGGTAAAGCTGGCCGCCCCGACACCCACTGGGGAGGGCATGGAGAGGCGGCTGATAGAATTAGCAACTCATTAGCATCCAGACCCAGCTTCCATCAGCAGCATGTTCATCCAAGAAAAGAGACAGTGGGGAGGCTCTGAGAGGGAAGAAGGGGGGTAGGGAATTATGACAGGtgaggggggaaaagaaaaaagacgaaGAGAGGGAATTATTCAGACTTAGTATTTGATGGGCATGTTGTtgagggagtgagagaaagtTCCAAAGTTGtttgtaatttcttttaaaGGCAAGAATCTACTAAAAAGAGGATAAACAGGCACAAGGAAGGACGAGTTTGAGTAGATAAGAACTAAAAGAGGGACACGCGAGGGGGGGAGAAACAGTGAGGGGCACGACAGCGATAAAGCAGAAACGACTCGATGGAGGGCGAGTGGGGATGGAAGCCGTAcgagagagaggaaaagtgaCCGAGATTGAGGGAGGGAAGTACAACATGAGAGGGggatagatggagagagaaacagagagtgGAGACAGATTAAGGTGGAGGACGGCATTGGTCTGTGTCTGGACTTTGGATGACTAAATATGGTGCGGCCCGTGTGCTGCCGGGCCTGCTGGGAGATTCTTCCAGGCTCTGGTGCTGTCAGGCACGTCTGGCAGATGAACATGTAGGttaaacagagagagaacagtGACAAGGCTGTTTAATTCCTCTGAAATAGATGCGAGCCTCGCAGCGAGAGTTAACGCTCGTCTGAGACAGTCCAGCAACACTGTGCTCTGGCAAGGTGCAGgtctttattaaaaacatactCTACACCGCTGTTAACACTGCCAAAAGTGAGCCAGCTCAACACAATCTTTCCTGAATCCGTACACTTTTGCCAGGATGTCAGCACAGTGGTGTCGCTGGCTGACCTTTGAAATATACTAAAGAATCGGTTTCAGCAAGAAAACTCTTTGCTTTCAGTGTTGACGGTGTGTTTAACAAGCCACATTTTCACCTCGGTAGGGGCAGACATTGTCTTTCACTAAACATGTTTAGAGTAGCAACAGCTGCAGGCGCATGTGTCTGGTCTTTCTGAAGAAGACAATGAATAACACACAGAAGGGCTGCCGAGTGGGATTGATCTTTGCATCAAACTCTcggcaaaaaaaaagctaaCTATTCCTCTCAACTTCCTATCTGAGTTTTCATTTCCATGTTGGCTACTCTTGTGTCCACATTTAGATCACATAATGTGTCTTTAAAGTGGCCCACAAGCCTAGCACCATATGGTTTGTTAAAAGACAAACTGTATTTGTCACCACGCTCCCAGCAGTGGCTTAGCTGCTACAGGAACAAACAGCATCGGCAATTCATCACTGCAACATTCCTCTGTGGATTAATGGCGATGAAAATGTACTTGTGCCGACGTGCTACAATCCTCAGCAGCTAAGCTACTGCAGCGTTATAATTTGCCCATTAGTAATACGGGCACAGTATGGGAATGGATGAAATCATGTGGGGCTTTTAGAGTGGAAGATTCCTGCTAAAGAAGTTGTTCCTCGCCACAAAGACAAATGAGGTCGTTTGGATGTTGCAATGTAGTCAATGGTCTTAATCAGTTAGAGAAGGGAGACGATGGAGGGCAAGAGGAAGAGACATCTTATTAAATTCCCGTTCTTTTAGAGGGGATTGAGGAGAAGAgggagtgacagagagaggcagaaagacagccagagagagagagagagaaagacaggaacAGGAAGATGACAGGGTGGTCCCGTGGTTTCAGCAACGTTTTTTCAGCTTCTCCCTGTCACCGGGAGATCATCTCATGTTGAGTTGTCTCTCTTTCAAGCGAGGGCTTCTCTGTCAGAGTTCACAGATTAGGAAAACAGAAGTCGCTGAGAGGCTTTATTTGGCTTGGGTGTAGAGGAGGGGGCGCCATGGGAGGTGAGGATAGGAGAGGGACAGCTGAGCCACTTAGTATATCCCAAGTGGGAGCTTTTCACGCTGCTCTAGAGAGTTGGCGTGGTGGCCCCACTAAGACTGGGAGTGAATGGAGGTCTACGAGGTTGCCTCTCTTGGATGACAGCAAGCTGAGGCCCAAACTGGTTCCCTGCTGTCCCAGCAGCCTGCTGTACAGTAATCCCTGGTGGGGTTATTAGTGGCTGCCCACCACCATGAGGACATTTTAATAGGCTAACAACAGGACCACCTCCATTCTCATTCTCATTATATCATTGCATTGTATGAATATAAAGAAACAGTGGGAGCATCAACaaagtaaccccccccccccaccctccgtACACTGACTACACAGTTTGAGGTTCATGTTGACACTATTCACCTAAATAACGTCTCATCTCATTGTGTGTCTGATTCAGAGATCATGTCCTGGATAATTTTTATTAAtcagttgattaaaaaaatgtgtatatatatatatatatatatatatatatatatatatatatatatatatatatatatatatatatagagagcaactttttcttaaataaattacattcaaTTGTCAACAGATCACAGGATTAATTTTGTGTCAAttgactaatcaattaattgagtAATTCTTTTAGCACCAATCACATCATTACCATCTGTATCCttacgcgcacgcgcacacacacacacacacacacaatagttaAATAACCCTGTCCAGATGAATCAACATGACTGACAGGACTCAGGTAACAGGGGTCAGAAATTAGTGGCCTGAATTCCACTTGATGATGGCCGTCTCCACAGCGGTGACGACGATCCTGCTGTTTGTGTAAGcttgcatgagtgtgtgtgtgtgtgtgtgtgtgcgtgtgtgtgtgtgtgtgtgtgtgtgtgtgtggtgctgcGAGTTCCTCGCTGGCATTCATTAGGGattgaggaggaggggaggaggagcagggagggcCAAGGGCAGGAGGGGGTCAACTCTCACAGCTGAGAGCGTTATTAGCCGAGGAtcacagacacatttttaaagtctgcttatgtctgttttttttttgggtttaCTCTTATTCCAACTTTTGAAAATGCTGCCAAACTACCAGAACTAGTTGCTATCTGTCAGCAGGATAATAATCCGATAATACATCTCAGGTTCTCAAGTGCTTGTCAGGCTAATCACAAAGCAGGAGGATCCAAAAAGCATCATAAAACAGATATATTAAATAATCTCTGCCTTTCCATCTCTACCTCTGGCAGAAAGAGACACTGTAGGGAGAAAAGCAGAACGCCCAGTAGAGGAATGCAGCAGCTTCTGTGGCCAAGCCCACACGGCTGGCCCCGAGTCCAACAGCGGCTCTATAAATCAACAGAATCTGATCCAGAACCGAACAGGAGGAGAGAGTACAGGCAGTGCAAGGTGGGATATGAGCTTGGGCTAATTCTCACAAATTCAAAAGGCAGGAAGTTGTACTCAGCGACCGCTCTCTTTATTCATGCAAGTGTACATTTTAGTCCAAAAGCAAGAGCCAAATGCTGATCGGACAAgttgtgtatttttctgttaATGAAGTGTTCCGTGAGGTCAGTGTTTTTGGTGAGAAAAAGGGAGGCGTAGGGAGGGGAAAAGACATGAGCAGGCCGAAGGCTCTGCTCAACAGTGACTCGTAATCTGGGTTAAGCAGGGTTAATTAGTGAGACTgatattttgaataaaaaagggCTCTGCGTTTCATTTTCATACTGATTTTATGTCCCAACACATCCAAACatcgttgtgttttttgta includes:
- the ntn2 gene encoding netrin 2, which encodes MRQPWRCLLALCLLACSASTHSVANPFAGQQTPPDPCYDDTGAARRCIPEFINAAFGKEVTVSSVCGRPLSRSCSVVERGDDRPSVRTCQICDAADPRRAHPASYLTDLNSAHNLTCWQSENLNTSPHNVTLTLSLGKKFEITYVSLQFCSPRPESLAIHKSMDYGKTWVPYQFYSSQCRRMYNRPNKASITKQNEQEALCTDGHTDLYPLSGGLIAFSTLDGRPSGKDFDNSPVLQDWVTVTDIRVVFSRPQLPRELGLGAGSNSGGRDDDPMAVTTTLPTYFYAVGDFQVGGRCKCNGHGSRCLKDKEGKLVCDCKHSTEGPECDRCKPFHYDRPWQRANAREANECLPCNCNLHARRCRFNMELYKLSGRKSGGVCMNCRHNTAGRHCHYCKEGFYRDLARPITHRRACKACDCHPVGAAGKTCNQTTGQCPCKDGVTGITCNRCAKGYQQSRSPVAPCIKIPVVNPTVVVSSTEEPADCESYCKPVKGNLKINMKKYCKKDYAVQVNVLDMETVGDWAKFSVNLVSVYKSRGEPLKRGDNILWVHMKDLACKCPRIQMSKRFLVMGGSDGGTGTGTGPGVGPGGGYASPGAEPVGLMADKNSLVIQWRDVWTRRLRKFQRKEKKGKCSKA